TCGGGCTCAGGCCGATTGGGGAAAAGGAGCCGCCAAAGGCACAGACTAAAAAAGTTCCATACCATGGAGCGGGTTCAGCAAAAGATCATGTTTACCGGAACAGGCTAGTATGGCTGACCGGCTTCATTTATTTATCCTGGGGCTTCAGTTATATCGTATTTTCCACTTTTCTTGTTGATTATTTGATGGAAGGGCGGGGTTTTTCAAAAGAGCTTGCCGGAACATCGTTTGCGGCGGCAGGCCTGTTCAGTATTGTCAGCGGCTTTATCTGGGGAAGCCTTTCCGACCGCATCGGCCGGATGTTCACCCTCGGTATTGTTTACGGAATCCAGGGTGTCATGCTCCTCGCCCTGACATTGTTTTCTTCCCCTTCTGTCCTCTTTGCTGTAATTGTGATTTACAGCATAACTTTATGGGGTGTGCCTTCCATTATGAATGCAAGTGTCGGTGATTATGTATCAGCCCTTTATGTGCCGGTCGCTATGGGATTCATTACATTGTTTTTCAGCATCGGTCAGTTCGTGTCCCCGGTTGCCATTGGATTTTTGATTGATTATACCGGCGGATACCTTGAAGCGCTGCTTTTGTCGACTGCTGTCTGCCTGGCTGGAGGAATTGGGGCATTTGTGCTTCATCATAAAAACAAGAGCAGCAATAGTACGGCAAATTCTGCAGCCCATGCAGGAAATTGAATGAGTTCGGCGGTTATATCCGGCTCTGCAGAAGACGGGTTCCTTATGCACAACCGTCAGATGATCGGGCTGTCACGCCCGATCATCTTGTGGAAGGCGAAGATCGGGCAATGTTCTGCACCCTCTCTCATCACAAATACCTGCAGGAATCAGACGAAATATCCATGGAGAGAACCAGGAAGGAATCTCCTGCCGCTGAAAAGAGGCCGGGTCTTTCATATCCAAAATCAAGTAAAATTTCCACGACTCCGTTTTCTTGTGGCACTGCACCGGGAGAATCCGCTAAGGCGCTTTCTGTTGCAATTATCGTATGGACAAGCATGACTGCCTGTAAATACCGGGTAAGAGAAGAAACCGCTTCACGTTGAAACACGGCGCTGCCGAGCAATGAAAGTTCATCTATAACCGCGAATCGGCTGCCT
This genomic interval from Bacillus marinisedimentorum contains the following:
- a CDS encoding MFS transporter, whose amino-acid sequence is MRNVHRGWIVLLFIVLSVLACLGFGRFALGAIIPFMKDGLGLSYRETGLVASSVFLGYLISVTTVGYFVLRYKAKDVILFSLLLTIAGMLINANAAGFWSAYLGCLITGIGSGGTYIPALGLLGQWFAKEKKGMAMGTAMAGAGMGIAFSGLAVPYLMSLIGASGWRTSWYILAAAVGLIAVLDAFFLKNSPSEFGLRPIGEKEPPKAQTKKVPYHGAGSAKDHVYRNRLVWLTGFIYLSWGFSYIVFSTFLVDYLMEGRGFSKELAGTSFAAAGLFSIVSGFIWGSLSDRIGRMFTLGIVYGIQGVMLLALTLFSSPSVLFAVIVIYSITLWGVPSIMNASVGDYVSALYVPVAMGFITLFFSIGQFVSPVAIGFLIDYTGGYLEALLLSTAVCLAGGIGAFVLHHKNKSSNSTANSAAHAGN